GGTCGTCGTCGCGCTCGGCTCCGTGCTCGGCACCATCAAGGACGTGGTCGACGCTCGCCGCGAGCGCGGGGAGCAGATCGGCGTCCTGGGCATCACGTCCTTCCGGCCCTTCCCGTACGCGGCGCTCCGCGCCGCGCTCGAGGGCGCCCGGTACGTGGTGCTCGTGGAGAAGGCGTTCGCGCCCGGCGTCGGCGGCATCGTCGCGCAGGACCTGGCTACCGCGCTGGCCGGCACGGGCACGCAGGTGCGCACCGTCGTTGCCGGTCTCGGTGGCCGACCCGTCACCCAGGCGTCCCTGCACGGGGTGCTCGACGCCGTCGGGCACCTCGAGCCGTTGACGTTCCTGGACCTCGACCGGGCCGTGACCGAGCGGGAGATCGCCCGGGACCGGGCCCTGCGGGCGGACCCCACCGCGGCACCACCCGGGTGGACGGAGCCGGCCGCCGCACCGGCGGCCCTGGCCCAGGAAGGGAGCAGGCGATGACCACCACGCCCGTGAAGTTCTACCAGGTGGGTAGCTTCGCCGTCGGGAACCGGCTGCTGGACCCGGCGCTGGCGAGCGTGCAGTCCCAGCCCGACCGCACCAACGCCCTGACTTCCGGCCACCGCGCCTGCCAGGGCTGCGGGGAGGCGCTCGGCGCGCGGTACGCCCTCGACGCCGCCATGGCCGCCACCGACGGGCGGATGGTCACCGTCAACGCGACCGGGTGCCTGGAGGTCTTCTCCACCCCGTACCCCGAGAGCTCCTGGCGGGTGCCCTGGCTGCACTCCCTGTTCGGCAACGCCCCGGCCGTCGCCACCGGCGTGGCCGCGGCCCTGCGCGCCACCGGCCGCGACGATGTCCGCGTGGTGGCCCAGGGCGGCGACGGCGGCACGGTCGACATCGGCTTCGCCTGCCTGTCCGGCATGTTTGAGCGCAACGACGACGTGCTGTACGTCTGTTACGACAACCAGGGGTACATGAACACCGGCGTGCAGCGCTCCGGCGCGACGCCGCCGGCCGCCCGCACCGCCACGACGCAGGCGGTGGGCCCGGAGCCGGGCAACGTCTTCGGCCAGGGCAAGGACGTCCCACGCATCGCCATGGCGCACGAGATCCCGTACGTGGCCACCGCGACCGTCGCCGACCTGCGCGACCTCGAGGCCAAGGTCGCCAAGGCGATGACCATGCGCGGGGCCCGCTACATCCACGTGCTGGTGCCGTGCCCGCTGGGCTGGTCCTCGGCCTCCAGCCACACGGTGCGGGTGGCCCGGCTGGCCACCGAGTCCGGCCTCTTCCCGGTCTTCGAGGCCGAGCACGGCGAGGTCACCGCGGTGCGGCGGATCCGCCGGCAGGTGCCGGTCGAGGAGTACCTGCGGCTGCAGGGCCGCTACGCCCACCTGTTCCGGCCCGCCCGAAACGAGGCGGTGCTCGCCCGCCTGCAGGCCGGCGCCGACCGCAACATCCGCCGCTACGGTCTGCTCGAGCCCGCCGCCGTCCCCGAACCGACCCACGGCGAACCGGTGCTCACCGGCCCCGCCCCGCACCTGGAGCACCCGGCCCCGCGCAGCGACGACCACGCGCCGTCCACGTCGGCCGGGCCGGCCCTGGACGTGCACTTCCGTCCCGCCCCCGGGCGGACGCCCCACCAGGAGGTCTGAGATGGACAAGCCCTTCGCGATCACCCTCGACGTGGGGTCCTCGCTGGTCAACCGCACCGGCGCCTGGCGGGTGGAGCGTCCCGTGTACCGCGACTTCCTGCCGCCGTGCCAGAAGGCCTGCCCGGCCGGTGAGCACGTCCAGGAGTGGCTCTACGACGCCGAGGACGGCAACTACGAGCGGGCGTGGCGCACCCTCGTGCGCGAGAACCCGCTGCCCGCCGTGATGGGCCGCGTCTGCTACCACCCGTGCCAGACCGCCTGCAACCGCGGCCAGGTGGACGAGGCGGTCGGCATCAACGCCGTCGAGCGGTTCCTCGGCGACGAGGCGATCCGGCGGGGCTGGACGATCCCCGTCACCGCGCCGGACACCGGCCGGCGGGTGCTCGTGGTCGGCGCCGGCCCCACCGGGCTGTCCGCGGCGTACCACCTGCGCCTGGCCGGGCACGACGTCACCGTGCGCGACGCCGCGCCGCGGCCCGGCGGCATGATGCGCTACGGCATCCCCGCCTACCGGCTCCCGCGCGAGGTCCTCGACGCCGAGATCGCCCGGATCGCCGAGATGGGCGTGCGCTTCGAGCTCGACTCCCGGGTGGGCAGTGTGGCGCCCGAGCTGCAGCACTACGACGCCGTCCTGCTCGCGGTCGGCGCTCAGATCGGCAAGCGCGCCTACGTGCCGGCCGGTGAGGCCGCCCGCATCCTCGACGCCGTCCAGCTCCTGCACGACGTCGAGGACGCCGACGCCCCCATGCTGGGTCGGCGCGTGGTGGTCTACGGCGGCGGCAACACCGCCGTCGATGCGGCCCGGACCGCCAAACGGCTCGGCGCCGAGGAGGCGATCGTCGTCTACCGGCGCACCCGCGACCGGATGCCTGCCCACGACTCCGAGGTCACCGAGGCCTTGGAGGAGGGCATCACCGTGCGGTGGCTCTCCACCATCAGCTACGCCGACGCCGGCACGGTCACCATCGAGAAGATGGAGCTCGACGAGTCCGGGTTCCCCCGCGCCACCGGCGTGCTCGAGGACCTCGCGGCCGACGCCGTCGTCCTCGCGGTGGGGCAGGAGAGCGACCTGTCCCTCGTCGACGACGTGGACGGCCTCGTCATCGACGACGGCGTGGTCCGGGTGGACGCGCACATGATGACCGGCCGGCCGGGGCTGTTCGCCGGCGGTGACATGGTGCCCTCCGAGCGCACCGTCACCGTCGGCGTCGGTCACGGCAACCTCGCCGCCCTCAACATCGACGCCTACCTGCGCGGCACCACACACACCGAGCCGGCCCCCGCCCCGGATGCCGAGCTGGGCGCCCTGAACACCTGGTACTACGCCGACGCCGCGCACCAGGTGCGCCCCCGGTTGGAGGGGCCGCGCCGCGCCGGCACGTTCGACGAGGTGGTCCAGGGGCTGAGTGCCGAGACCGCCCTGTTCGAGGCGCGCCGGTGCATGGCCTGCGGGAACTGCTTCAGCTGCGACAACTGCTTCGGGGTGTGCCCCGACAACGCGGTGAAGAAGCTGCCGGACGGCAGCTACGAGATCGACTACGAGTACTGCAAGGGTTGCGGCATCTGCGTGGAGGAGTGCCCTTCCGGCGCGATCGAGATGGTGCCCGAGGAGGCGTAGCGGCCCTACTCCTTCTTGAGCTTGTCCTGGACTGAGCCGGCGATCTTCTCGACCCGGTTGGGCACGTCGGTGGTGCCGTACATCCGGGCGTCGGGGCGGGTGACGTCGGGCATGGGCGCCGTCGTCGTCGGGCCGTCGTGGTAGGAGAACTCGCCGTTGCCGTCGGGCGTCGGCCCCTTGGCCCAGGACCCGTCGCCGGCCTGCTGACCGTCGGAGAAGTTCAGGTACTGGTAGGACACCGCGGTGTGCTCCTTCTTCTGCGGGAAGTTGCTCGGGACCGGCAGCTGCTCGAGCCCGTCCGCCTTGAGCTCCTCGACGGCGCGGAGCCACTGGTTCTGGTGCATCGTGTCGCGGGCCAGGAGGAAGGACAGCAGGTCGCGCACGCCGGCGTCGTCGGTCATGTGGTAGAGCCGGGCGACCTGGACGCGGCCCTGCATCTCGGCGTTGGCGTTGGCCATGAAGTCGGCCAGGAGGTTGCCGCTGGCGGTGATGAATGACCCCTGCCACGGGTTGCCGTTGGAGTCCACCGCCCGCGCGCCGGCCCCCGCGACGATGGCGTGCTGGACGTCGGTGCCGCCGATGATCGCGGCGACGGTGGGGTCGTCCTGGATCGCGTCCTTGGTGATGCCCACCGGGGCCTTCTCGAGCAGCTGGGCGATCATCGTGGCGAGCATCTCGACATGGCCCATCTCCTCGGCGCCGATGCCGAAGACCAGGTCGCGGTACTTGCCGGGGATGTGCATGTTCCAGGCTTGGAACATGTACTGCATGGCCACCGTGATCTCGCCGTACTGGCCGCCGAGGACCTCCTGGAGCTTGCGGGCGTAGACGGCGTCGGGCTGGTCCGGCGTGGACGAGTACTGCAGCTCCTGCTTGTGGAAGAACATCGGGTCTCCTCAAGTGCCGACTGTGAGGTCGGCGCATTATGGGCTTGCCTCTGAGCGGCAACTGCCGGGGACCGCGACATCGCGGCCCGGGCACCTCGCCTTTGACCTTCGGTCCGGCGTCCGGACCAAGGGTGTCCATCGTGAACCCGGACCGGGGGATGGTGCATCTGGAAAACCATGTTCGATGGACCGTTTGTCGGGCGGGCACCTGGGCGGAGCGCTGGATCCGGGCCGATGTGGGTGGTCGGCGGCATGCTGCTGGTGAGGGCCGATACGGCCGTTCTCGGTGGCGGGTGCTCGGTTGACTTTGCCCGCTCGCCGACGAACACTGATGTCGAACGCATGTTCGACTCGCGGTTACGGCGGGTCGCTCGGGAGAGGGAGGAGGAGCCCATGGGAACGGTCACGACCGCCCCCGACGTGCACCTCCGGACCCCCGATGATCCCGGCGGCTCCCGTCCGGCCCCCACCGGCCCGCCAGGCCGGCCCGCGGACCCGGCTGGCAAGCTCGCCGCCGCCCGAGCCGCGCTGACCCGGGCGGAGCTGGCGGCCGGCCTGCGCACCCGGCTGGCCGGGCCGACGGTGGTGGGCACCAGCCCTGCCCTGGTCGCCGTCTCCGGCGGGGCTGTCTCCGACACGGCCGCCCCGCTCGCGACGGTGGCGACCGGCGCCGGCCCGGTGCCCGGCGACGACCGGCACCTCCCGGTGCCCGGCGACGACCGGCACCTCCCGGTGCCCGGCGACGACCGGCACCTCCCGGTGCCCGGCGTCCTCGCGCCGCTCTTCCCCGGCGGCGCCCTCGCCCGCGGCAGCGTGGTCCAGGTGACCGGCTCCACCTCGGTCCTCCTTGCCCTGGCCGGGGCCGCCAGCGCGGACGGGGCCTGGTGCGCGCTCGCGGCCATGCCCGACGTCGGGTGGCGCGCCGCCGCCGCGGCCGGCCTGGCGCCGGAGCGGGTGGCCGTGGTGCCCGCGCCCGGTCCGGACGCCGCGGCGGTGGTCGGCGCGCTGGCCGACGGCTTCGACGTGCTCGTGGTGGGCCGGTGCCCGGCCCTGGGGGAGCGGGACCGTCGGCTCCTCGGGTCCCGGCTGCGCACCCGGGGCGCCGTGCTGCTCAGCACCCACCCCTGGCCCGGCGCCCAGCTGGTGCTGCGGGCGACGGTGCAGTCCTGGGACGGCCTCGGCCAGGGGTGGGGCCATCTGGCACGGCAGGAGCTGGCGGTGCGGGCCACCGGCCGGGCCGGCGCCACACGGGCCCGCGAGGTCCGGGTCCACCTCGGTACCGCAGGGCTGCTCGTCCCCGTGCCGGGTGCGCCGTCGTCCGGCTTGGCGGCCGTCGCCACCCCGGCGTCCTCGGCCTCCCCGGACGAGGCGCCCCTGCTCCAGGCGGTGTGAGATGGCCACCGCCGGAACCGGGCGGGCCGCCCGCCGGGCCGTGCTGTGGGTCCCCGACTGGCCGGTGGCCGCAGCCCTCGCCGAGGGTGTCGTCGACCCGCAGGTCCCGGTCGCGGTGCACGACGGACGTGGCGTCGTCGTCGCCTCCGCCCCGGCCCGCCGCGCGGGCGTGCGCCGCGGCATGCGACGTCGCAGCGCCCAGCAGGTCTGCCCCGAGCTCGTGCTCCTGGCCGCCGACCCGGTGCGCGACGCGCGCGCTTTCGAACCGCTGGTCCAGGCGGTGGAGACGGTGGTCGCCGAGGTCGAGGTGGTCCGGCCCGGCATGGTCGTCTTCCTCGCACGCGGACCCGTGCGGCACGTCGGCTCGGAGGACGCCCTGGCCGAGCTGCTCGTCGGCACCGTTGCCACCGAGACCGGCGCCGAGTGCCAGGTGGGTCTGGGGGACGGGCTGCTCGCCGCCATGCTCGCCGCGCGGGCCGGGGTGCTCGTCCCCGCCGGTCCCGGCGCCACCGCGGACTTCCTCGGCGCCCAGGACGTCGGGGCCCTGACCCTCGCGGCCAGCACCCGGCAGGCCGAGACCGAGACGGTCGAGCTCGTGGACCTGCTGCAACGCCTCGGTTTGCGCACCCTTGGGGCCTTCGCCGCCCTGGAGACCGGCGACGTCGCCGCCCGGTTCGGCACCCGCGGACTGGCCGCCCACCGCCTCGCCCGCGGGCTGGACATGCGCCCGCCCACCACGCGCCGGCCCGAGGACGACGTCGTCGCCGCGCGCGAGCTCGACCCGCCCGCCGAACGGGCCGACGTCGCCGCGTTCGCCGCCCGGGCGCTGGCCGAGCAGCTCGCCGAGCGCATGCTGCGGCGTGGGGTGGTCTGCGCCCGGCTGCGGGTGACGGCACGCACCGAGGACGGCAACGAGCTGGTCCGCACCTGGAGCATCGACGGCGCGCCCACCGCCGCCGAGCTGACCGACCGGGTGCGCTGGCAGCTCGAGGGGTGGCTCTCCGGGCGCAGCGGGCGGGCCCCCTCGGCGCCGCTGACCCACCTGGAGCTGACCGCTCAGGAGGTCAGCCCGGCGGGTGCGGTGCAGGACGGGCTGTGGGGACGCTCGCTGCGCGGGCACGCGCAGGCGGGCCGGGCTGCCCTGCGGGTGCAGGGGCTGCTCGGCGCGGAGGGCGTGCTCGTGCCGGTGCTCCAGGGCGGGCGGGACCCCCGTGCCGCCGCCCGGCTCGTGGCCTGGGGTGACGACCCGGCCCCGCTGCGCCGTCCCGACGCGCCCTGGCCGGGGCAGGTGCCCGCGCCCTGGCCGGCCACCGTGCCCGCCGAGCCGGTGCCGGTCCGGCTCATCGACGCCGCCGGCGCGCCGGTGCGCGTGGACGCCCGGGGTCGGGCCAGCGCCGCGCCCGCGTGCGTGGTCGTGCCCCCGGACCCGCGGACGGTGGCGGGGCAGGCCCCCGCGCCGGTGGCGGCGGGGGAGTACCCGTTGCGCGCGTGGGCGGGCCCGTGGCCGGTGACCGAACGGTGGTGGTCGCCCGAGGGGCGTCGGCGCGCCTACGTCCAGGTGGTCCCGGAGGGGGTGCCGGCGCTGCTCCTGGCCGTCGAGCGCGGCGCCTGGCAGGTGGAGGGGGTGTACGACTGACTGGGCAAAGCCGAGCCGACTGGGCAGGATCGACTCCCATGACCGTTTGGATCTGCCGCACGTGCGCCGTCGAGCACCCCGACGCCGACCGACCGCCACAGGTGTGCGCGATCTGCGCGGACGAACGGCAGTGGGTCCCGGCCGCCGGCCAGCAGTGGACCACCCTCGACGAGCTGCGCACGCCCGACCGGAAGATGGCGGTCGAGGAGGTCGAGCCCGACCTCTTCGGCATCACCGTCGACCCCGAGGTGGGCATCGGCCAGCGCACCCTCCTTGTACGCACACCCGCGGGCAACCTGCTGTGGGACCCCACCGGCTACCTCGACGAGGACACCGGGCGACGGCTCGGCGACCTCGGCCCGGTCGTGGCCATCGCGGCGAGCCATCCGCACATGTTCGGCGTCCAGGTCGAGTGGAGCCGGGCTCTGGGGGACGTCCCGGTACTCGTCAACGAGGCCGACGCCCGCTGGCTGGCACGCCCGGACGCGGTGGTGCGCTACTGGTCCGGCACGTTCGAGGTGGTTCCCGGGCTCAGGCTGCACCAGATCGGCGGGCACTTTCCCGGCAGCGCGGTCGCACACTGGCCGGCGGGGGCCGGTGGCGCCGGTGCTCTGCTGGCCGGGGACACCATCGCACCCAACCCGGACCGTGCCACGGTCTCGTTCATGCGCAGCTACCCCAACCGCATCCCGCTCTCCGGTGGCGTGGTCGAGCGGCTGGCCCGCAGCGTCGAGCCGCTGGCCTTCGACCGGCTCTACGGCAACTTCGCCGGGGTCGTGCCCACCGGCGCCAAGGCCGCCGTGCGGTACTCGGCCGCCCGGCATGTCGCCTGGGTGACCGGCGAGCACGACGACGAGACCTGAGTCGATCCGACCCTACGCCGGGCCCGCGGCGGGGAGACTTGGGGCGGTCCGTCAGCCACCGGAGGCCTGCGATGCGCCAGATCGTCCTGCACATGTCCGTCTCCCTGGACGGCTACATCGAGGGCCCGAACCGGGAGATCGACTGGCACGTCGTCGATGACGAGCTGCACCAGCACATGAACGACGTGCTGGGCCCCATGGGCGCGTTCCTCCACGGCCGCGTCGTCTACGAGCTCATGGCGGACTACTGGCCCACCGCCGACGCCGACCCCGCCGCCCCCGGCGTCATCCGCGAGTTCGCCGCGATCTGGCGGGAGAAGCCGAAGTATGTGTACTCGCGCACCCTGCAGCAGGCGGGCTGGAACAGCACCATCGTGCGCGACGTCGTGCCGGAGCAGGTCGCGGCGCTCAAGGCCGAGCCCGGCGGCGACCTGGTGCTCGGTGGGGCGGACCTGGGCGCGGCGTTCCTCCGGCACGACCTGATCGACGAGTTCCGCACCTACGTCCACCCGGTGCTCATCGGCCGCGGCACGCCGCTGTTTCCCGCCCGGGACGGGCGGGCACGGCTGGATCTGGTCGAGACCCGGACGTTCGGCAACGGCGTCGTGCTGCTGCACCACCGGCGAGTACGTTCGAACTGACGTTCGATATGCTGGGGCGGTGGTGGTCCCCTACGCCGAGCTGCACGCTCACTCGGCCTTCAGCTTCCTCGACGGCGCGAGCCAGCCCGAGGAGCTCGCCGTCGAGGCCGCGCGGCTCGGGCTCGAGGCCCTCGCCCTGACCGACCACGACGGCCTCTACGGCGTGGTGCGCCTGGCCGAGGCCGCCCGCGCCCTCGGCCTGCCCACCGTGCTCGGCGCCGAGCTGAACCTGGGCACCACCGGGCGCGCCGGTGGCGCCACCGCCGCGGGGGCGCACGGGCAGATGGACCCGGACGGCACCCACCTGCTCGTCCTGACCCGGGGCGCGGAGGGCTACCGGCGCCTGTCCCGCGCGATCGCGCAGGCGCACCTGAGCGCCGGTGCCAAGGGTCTGGCG
This window of the Georgenia yuyongxinii genome carries:
- a CDS encoding thiamine pyrophosphate-dependent enzyme; translated protein: MTTTPVKFYQVGSFAVGNRLLDPALASVQSQPDRTNALTSGHRACQGCGEALGARYALDAAMAATDGRMVTVNATGCLEVFSTPYPESSWRVPWLHSLFGNAPAVATGVAAALRATGRDDVRVVAQGGDGGTVDIGFACLSGMFERNDDVLYVCYDNQGYMNTGVQRSGATPPAARTATTQAVGPEPGNVFGQGKDVPRIAMAHEIPYVATATVADLRDLEAKVAKAMTMRGARYIHVLVPCPLGWSSASSHTVRVARLATESGLFPVFEAEHGEVTAVRRIRRQVPVEEYLRLQGRYAHLFRPARNEAVLARLQAGADRNIRRYGLLEPAAVPEPTHGEPVLTGPAPHLEHPAPRSDDHAPSTSAGPALDVHFRPAPGRTPHQEV
- a CDS encoding NAD(P)-binding protein, whose translation is MDKPFAITLDVGSSLVNRTGAWRVERPVYRDFLPPCQKACPAGEHVQEWLYDAEDGNYERAWRTLVRENPLPAVMGRVCYHPCQTACNRGQVDEAVGINAVERFLGDEAIRRGWTIPVTAPDTGRRVLVVGAGPTGLSAAYHLRLAGHDVTVRDAAPRPGGMMRYGIPAYRLPREVLDAEIARIAEMGVRFELDSRVGSVAPELQHYDAVLLAVGAQIGKRAYVPAGEAARILDAVQLLHDVEDADAPMLGRRVVVYGGGNTAVDAARTAKRLGAEEAIVVYRRTRDRMPAHDSEVTEALEEGITVRWLSTISYADAGTVTIEKMELDESGFPRATGVLEDLAADAVVLAVGQESDLSLVDDVDGLVIDDGVVRVDAHMMTGRPGLFAGGDMVPSERTVTVGVGHGNLAALNIDAYLRGTTHTEPAPAPDAELGALNTWYYADAAHQVRPRLEGPRRAGTFDEVVQGLSAETALFEARRCMACGNCFSCDNCFGVCPDNAVKKLPDGSYEIDYEYCKGCGICVEECPSGAIEMVPEEA
- a CDS encoding manganese catalase, with amino-acid sequence MFFHKQELQYSSTPDQPDAVYARKLQEVLGGQYGEITVAMQYMFQAWNMHIPGKYRDLVFGIGAEEMGHVEMLATMIAQLLEKAPVGITKDAIQDDPTVAAIIGGTDVQHAIVAGAGARAVDSNGNPWQGSFITASGNLLADFMANANAEMQGRVQVARLYHMTDDAGVRDLLSFLLARDTMHQNQWLRAVEELKADGLEQLPVPSNFPQKKEHTAVSYQYLNFSDGQQAGDGSWAKGPTPDGNGEFSYHDGPTTTAPMPDVTRPDARMYGTTDVPNRVEKIAGSVQDKLKKE
- a CDS encoding Y-family DNA polymerase; the protein is MATAGTGRAARRAVLWVPDWPVAAALAEGVVDPQVPVAVHDGRGVVVASAPARRAGVRRGMRRRSAQQVCPELVLLAADPVRDARAFEPLVQAVETVVAEVEVVRPGMVVFLARGPVRHVGSEDALAELLVGTVATETGAECQVGLGDGLLAAMLAARAGVLVPAGPGATADFLGAQDVGALTLAASTRQAETETVELVDLLQRLGLRTLGAFAALETGDVAARFGTRGLAAHRLARGLDMRPPTTRRPEDDVVAARELDPPAERADVAAFAARALAEQLAERMLRRGVVCARLRVTARTEDGNELVRTWSIDGAPTAAELTDRVRWQLEGWLSGRSGRAPSAPLTHLELTAQEVSPAGAVQDGLWGRSLRGHAQAGRAALRVQGLLGAEGVLVPVLQGGRDPRAAARLVAWGDDPAPLRRPDAPWPGQVPAPWPATVPAEPVPVRLIDAAGAPVRVDARGRASAAPACVVVPPDPRTVAGQAPAPVAAGEYPLRAWAGPWPVTERWWSPEGRRRAYVQVVPEGVPALLLAVERGAWQVEGVYD
- a CDS encoding MBL fold metallo-hydrolase; this encodes MTVWICRTCAVEHPDADRPPQVCAICADERQWVPAAGQQWTTLDELRTPDRKMAVEEVEPDLFGITVDPEVGIGQRTLLVRTPAGNLLWDPTGYLDEDTGRRLGDLGPVVAIAASHPHMFGVQVEWSRALGDVPVLVNEADARWLARPDAVVRYWSGTFEVVPGLRLHQIGGHFPGSAVAHWPAGAGGAGALLAGDTIAPNPDRATVSFMRSYPNRIPLSGGVVERLARSVEPLAFDRLYGNFAGVVPTGAKAAVRYSAARHVAWVTGEHDDET
- a CDS encoding dihydrofolate reductase family protein: MRQIVLHMSVSLDGYIEGPNREIDWHVVDDELHQHMNDVLGPMGAFLHGRVVYELMADYWPTADADPAAPGVIREFAAIWREKPKYVYSRTLQQAGWNSTIVRDVVPEQVAALKAEPGGDLVLGGADLGAAFLRHDLIDEFRTYVHPVLIGRGTPLFPARDGRARLDLVETRTFGNGVVLLHHRRVRSN